The window ACTCTTCATACGCTGCCCAGCTCAAAGCCAGAGCCATCAGCAGCGCCATTCCGAAGATCGCGATCACCGGCTGATAGCTGGTCGCGCCTTCTTCTTTAACGCTCTTGCCGAAATATTCGCGCAAATCGTCATAACCGCCGATCCGCTCGCCATCGATGAAGGTCTGCGGCGTGGTTTCGACATCGTGCTTAGCTTTGAACGCGTCCGTTTCCTCGCGCGTTTCCAGATGGTGATCATCAATGGCGAACCCTTCGCGTTCGAGCAGGTCGATCGTTTTCAGGCCGTAGGGGCAGGTATGGTCCGGCATCACCATACGGTAGACGGTCGCGGTCTTCTTTTGCGGCATTACATGGTCCCTCCGTAGTCGGCCCATACGCTCGTGCCGGACGGACCGAAGGCGATGACCTGATAGGCCTCGCGATGCGTCCTGTGCTCCATGTCGGGCGAACCCATGGGCATTCCGGCCACCGCGAGACCAGCAATGCCTTCTGGGCGTTCGGCCAGCAGCCGTTCGATGTCAGCGGCGGGAACATGGCCTTCGATCACGTATCCATCGGCGATCGCCGTATGACAGGATCGTAGGCCGTCCGGCACGCCGTGTTCCGTTTTGACCGAAGCCATATCGGGGTGGTCGACCGTCTCAACACTATGCGCGTCGCCATTCTCCAGATGCGCCGCCCAAGCGAGGCAGCATCCGCAATTCGGATCGCGATACATAGTGATGGCCGCCGCCTGGGCAGCG of the Alteripontixanthobacter maritimus genome contains:
- a CDS encoding DUF411 domain-containing protein, which gives rise to MFNTIRSAIARRSLAGMLALGATLSACAAQAAAITMYRDPNCGCCLAWAAHLENGDAHSVETVDHPDMASVKTEHGVPDGLRSCHTAIADGYVIEGHVPAADIERLLAERPEGIAGLAVAGMPMGSPDMEHRTHREAYQVIAFGPSGTSVWADYGGTM